CACGAAGCCCAATCAGTCACAACCCAACACGAACGTGACATCCATATCGTGAACGTGAATCTCAAGCATGCCCAGCACCAAAAATACCCTCCACGATCGTGATCCATCCTCCGCGATTGCGAAGAAAGACCTCACACCAGCACAATCTGCAACTTCCAACAATGCTCCGGGtggttcgaaactcacccgagcaacgcgggaccctgtccaatcataccaacaagtccataaacactaGCCCAGCCTATCTAGAGCCTCAAAACATATACGATAACATTACAACAATAAATCAAAGGCCAAAACACAAATTGAACTTCTCTAaagttcaaaaaccttcaaacttcaaaccaagcgttcgattcaagcctaacaaatctgaattacaaccaAACATGTCACACACgtacaaaatggaaaaatgaacctattccaacttcagGAACTAAAATCTAAATGTGATATCactaaagtcaactcccggtcaaacttagtaactctccaaaccttcaaattgccaactttcgacaaatagcgCCAAAATaccctaggaacctccaaattcaaaacaaaacatatcctaagtccaaaatcaccataaaaacctattggagccatcaaaacacaaaaccaaggtcgtttacataaaaatcaaatcttggtcaactctcataacttaagcttccaacaaaggaactaagtattctaaTTTACTCCAAAACcttcccgaaaccaaaccaaccattcTCGAGTCACAAAATAACAACTAAGAATATAAGAAGCATCAAATGGTAAAATGAAGCTCAAATACACAAACAACTATCGCGTCGTTACTCTTTACCTCCTACTCGTTCGGGAGTTCATCCGACGTTTCATGTTTTTATACTTTGAATGTATCATAAAGATAagtcacatgttttggacttcatcaCAATGTAGTTTGATGAGAATCTAGCATATGAAGatgagtcggtggccattttggatagacAGGTTCGGAAGCTCAAGTCTAAGGAGATCGCGCCAGTAGAGGTGCTCTAGAGAGGCCATCCGagagaggaggctacttgggagaccgattcAGATATTCATATCTTGTTAGCACTTCGGGTACATTGCTAAACTCGTTCGATgataaacgtttgtttaagaggtgaagaatgtaagtttgttttgtgtatttgaacCCGCCCACCTAATTGATTTTTTCTGTACGTGTATTTTTGTTTTGTGACTTGCGGAGGTGGGTATTTTGATTTTCATAGGTTTTAGGGGTGAATTAGAACACTTCGTTTAATTTTAAAGccttaagttaaaagagtttaCCAAGATTTAatttgtgtaaacgacctcagattggTGCTtagatggtttcaataggtttgtatggtgattttggacttaggtggaTATTCAGATTTGGACTTAGGTGGATATTCAGAttaaagttggcaatttgaagaattgaagagttcttaagtttgaccgatagttgactttgatgatatcgggatTGAATATTATTCTGGAACTTGGAACATGTTTATGTTTTTGTATGgagcttgtgtgcaaaatttgattgCGATCCGAATTGGTTAGGCTTCAATCGGATGCTTggttgaaagtttaaaagttcttaAACTTAAGAGAAGAGCAACTGAGGTATGATCCTTGATTCGTAGATGTGATAATCTCATATGTTTTAGGAAACTTTGGATAGGTTCATgtagtatttatggacttgttggtatgattggacagggGCCCAGgttgctcgggtgagtttcagaccacCCAGAGCATGTTTGGAGCCGGCTGATGTGCTGGTGTTTggtgttcatcgcgtttgcgaggtcAGTCTCGCATTCACAATGAAAGAGTTGGGCTGGAGGTCACTTTTTCTTCGTGTTCATGCTTGGTGAGTCGCATTCGTGAAGGCTAGTAGCAGTGATACTTCGTGTTCGTGTTGGGAGGATCACGTTCGCAAAGAGGGAGTTGGGAGCTGGGAGCTTAGCCTTGCATTTGCGAATGCATGGTCGCGTTCGTGGAGAAGGCTGGCAGCTAAGGCATCGCATTTGCGGGTGTTATGTCGTGTTCGCATAGGTTGGTCCAGCAGTGCATCGCGATCGCAAGGGGTCTTGTAGGAATTATGGCAGaagcatttttgtgcttcgcgaatgtgagGCATGGACTATATTCGCAAAGAGTACCCCTGGGTAGACTATTTTAAGTTATTATTTCGGGAATTTAGCCtattctctcatattttgaactCTTGACTTGGAAAGAGGCGATTTTGCTCGGAGATTTTCATACAAGACTAATGAGTaagtgatttttaattattttaggtATTATTTAAGAATCTAAGAGAGTGAAAATTGAGGTTTTGAGCAATGATTTAGACTTAAATTaggaaaataaacacatatttggactcgtggggtcATAGGTAAACAGGATCGACCATATAGGCTTGGAGttgattttgttgactttttgagaattGTTTAAAGATTGAAGTTTTActgtttggaattgattcctatgatgttatttaatattattaagtaTTATTTGCCTAGATTCGAGCCGGTTGAAGGTGATTTCTTAAGGAAAGACGATTTTGGAAGGTTGAATTTGGCTTGTTAaggtaagtatattgcctaaTCTTGTTGTGAGGGAATAACCCTTAGGATTTGACCTTATTTGTCTAATTGGAATGTATGGGAAGCGACGTATATGCAAAGTGATGAGCATATAAGCGGGTGCTATATATGATTCATGACCCGATTAGACTTTAGGCTTCTATTATGCCTTTTTTGGATTGTGCGCTTTTTATGATTCATGTTTAATAatttgtatgactacgtgagTTTATCCTTTCATGCAAGTGATTATGTTTAGGATTATTGTCTCTTAATTGGACAAGATTAGCTATTTGTGAAATTGTTGCTATAACTGATTTAGCCGTAGTCATACTTAACATCTTAAGCACACATACGCACTTCATATATTATGTCATTGTGCAGCTTATTGATTAATTGTGAGCAAATGTCTCTTTCATGATGCAAAAATATTTTGTATTGTTATGATTATGGAACATATGGGTATATTGAGAGGATTGATTTGGAATTGGTACAAGGTCTCTTCTGTGCGGTTGTTGTGGTATTGTTATTTTTGTGGCATGATGTCTTTGTCATGCAATTATAATAATATTGTTACTATTTTTTGCACGAGTATAATATCGTGCAGTGTGTGAATTTGGATTCATCCCCCTTGGGTCGCgctctcatatttctctcttgatggcgtATACGCTGATTGTGATAAATTGACAGACATTGGTTGTTTCTGATATAGAGTTTGATGTTGGTGCGTTTTGAGCATAAAGGTGGAAGCTTTGACCATGCAAGTGAATCCTTTATGCCTTGGTATGCATTCTATATGCTTCTGTGTTGAATTCTAACATGTTGCTAGATGCCTTTTTTATATGTTGATGAGTTATTAGTCAAGATTGAATTGTCCATGTTGAGTTGATATCTCTTGATATGGTATTTAATGATATTGCATTTGTTGTTATATTCTTGTTGCAAATTATTATAAACTTGCACATGTTTGTTTGATTAGTGACTATCACGTGACTTGAGCCTCGTCATTACGTCACCGAAATTCtccttgatacttactgagtacatgttatcacgtactcatactacgcttttacacattttgtgcagatccggaCATTGGCAGTAGCAGACTTCAGGAGTGAGGCTCATAGCTGACAGAGAGGATTCAAGGTAGTGCTGCATGATCGTCGCAAacccttggagtccccttccccTATCTTTCAGACAGTATTGTACTATTGAGATATTTTCTTGTATTCAGTTTTACAGCTCATAACTATGTCCTACCTAGTTTTGGGAGATTTGATGTTGTGGTTTCTACATATATTATCTGTTGTTGAAGATTTATTCCGCTATTTATACTATTTCAGtcatattatatcatgttttaataGATTAGATCTATTTTGCAtattggcttacctagtattggagactaggtgccatcacgacctttcgtggaattttgggtcatgacagcatGAGAAACTTCCTTTTCATAAAGTGATTATCAAGTTTGGAAAACATATGATTTCTAGATGTAACTGCTGCTCAAGCCCTAAAAATGAAACCATGCAATATGTTTATATGAAAGGTAATGCAGCTGATATATGGAAACTTATTGGTTCTCCGTTGGGAATAAAATATCAGCAAAGCCTTACTAGATACATGTTTAATACTCGGTGGCAAGTGAAGTCTCTTAATACTATTCATAAGCTGGCCGGTACAACAAGTCTATTGGCATAAATCAAACGTAGGTTCATTTTGAATTGAAGTTTTACTAATGTAATGAAAAGGCTGGAATAGTGGAATGGGTGAAGTGCTTAGAAATGGCAATAAAGATCTCATCATGGCCTTTTCCTTTCCAATTCAATAGAGCAGTAACTCAATAACAACTTTGCAAAAAAGGCCCATGCAGCCTGGTTTGGAGGAAACTAATGTATTCAAAATGGACAGAAATTTCACCATTGAACTAGATTCTCTGATTGTTATCAATATGCTAAAGGACAACAAATACAAGATGAATAAGATAATTGAAGCAACTTCACATGCCAATGTTAATATAATCCGAACGCCCTACAACCGAGTTGTATATGTTGTACAGTCTTTATTTACTGTACCAGAATCGAGACTGTACAGTCTTACTGAAAACCTCATTGCATACAATGTTGAGTAGTTTGATAGGATGTACAGGGCGGATCTAATGCATTGGTTACGAGTTAACATATACCCAGTAGTTTTTGTATAgattttgtatttatattaagaaattcagtaaatatgcataaataattaattgtaaactcAATTATCATTATATATTAACTTGATGTTATTGTAGGAATTCATAAACTgcaaatcctagatccgcctctaaGAATTTACGGAAAgtatattttgagttttagcttatTAAGAATAAATTGAGAACATAGAGTCAAATGTTGATTCATATCTTGTGGTCAGTCATTGTGATGCGTTGACCTTGTCACGAGATAACTGTGATTAAACAATTTCGATAAGTTGATCGATGCATTAAATGCATGTTAACAACCCTTTAGGTCTGTGGCATATTAATATCATCATACTTGTTAAACTAACTAGGGTTTAGAGATTTCATATCAAAGGATCGCCTAAACAAATCGATCGATGCTTTCTGctattgtttttgtttttccgTTTCCAGGTAGTAactaatttgtacatatttaatatcAATAGGCTCTCAACTTTAAAATTAAAGAAAGGCAATTGGGTTGTCATTTTCTTGTACTTTATGATACAAAGTGATATGAGTAAGTTATCATAAACCTAAAGCAAAGAAGAACCACTTGTATATCAACGTACATGGAATTCAATACAAATGTGCATGtaattcatttaaaaaaatatgtcaCTAGTACTTGTACTAGTCCTAGTCCTCGATAATAGCTAGTTTTTGATGATCTCTTCCTTTAAGTTAAAGATCGAAGATGGGGGAGGCAATACTAATCAACTGCAACATAATCAATCGAGCCATTTTCAAGAAAAGTGTCCACTCATTACCCACTTTCTCTCAAAGACCACATATCTTTTACACCTACATCATCTTCCACTAAACCTAGCAGCATTTGGTGGTCAATGGTTCAAACTCCACctccataaaataaaaaataaaaaaaataaaataaaaaagagttttttctttttccaagaAAAGATTTTACGTAGAGAAAAAGAAAACCCTCTCTTATTTCTCTCTCTTTAATTATTAAGTTCATGACAGCAAAGATTCTTGTTGCTTGAAGAATGGGTACTACATTGCATATACATAACATAATTTGTTTAAAATGGATAAGGGGAATCTGAGAGAGGAAGTGAGAAACAAGAGTTAGTGCAACCATGAATAAGCTAGACTGTTTTTTGGTTTTCCAGATCTAATTTAATTAAACTCTTATTATTAATATTCTTGGTATAGctttttaccttttgttttgtGTATAAAAGGGCGCACTTCCTATATTTTGCATACCCCATCCTAAAACTAACCCCTTCATTCTTTGTGTGTAGAAAGAAGAGAAGGAGATCTAGAAATGGCAGACCAAATGTTTAGTGGGGCATTTGGCTCATTCCTCAACAAAGTAAAGCCTTACTTGGCTATGGTTTCCTTGCAGTTTGGTTACGCAGGGATGTATATTGTTACAATGATGTGCTTCAAAAGGGGAATGAGTCACTGGATTCTTGTTGTCTATCGCCATGCATTTGCCACCGTTGCTGTTGCACCCTTTGCCATTGTTCTTGAAAGGTAAAATTTCTATCCTATTTCTTTTTTCCTCGTAGTTCCTTACTCGGTAGAAACCTCTCTTATTCGGTCACCAAGAAATCGGACGATTTTCATATGACCTTGTTTGAATCTCATTTATATTCATTAATGAAGTGTGTGAACCATCtcttttaaaagtttaagttctaCGCATGCAGGATCTTTGTCTGTTTTTTGCCATGATATCATATTCAAATTTTTGATAATTTAATATAAAATCTTAAGTCATAAATTTTGACGTTTTCCATCTTGCTGAATAATCTGAATCGCACAATAGAATATAAGTTGCCTACAAGTATCTTAcagaatatttttctttttgctttgttttgTTTTGCAGGAAAATAAGGCCAAAGATGACACTCAGGGTCTTTATTAAAATATTGGCTCTTGGTTTTCTAGAGTATGTAATTCTTTTACACACTTTTATATTCTACTCAATTTACATGTGAACAAATTACTATAAATATATACTCCAAAATGTTTGTTCTCTCATAAAATTTAGTTGTCTATTCGGTCATCCAAACGCATGAGATTCTgatgtttcttttttcttatttatcttttacttcatttaatattttttctttttctgttttagCCTTCATACATCATGTATCAAAACTGAATGCAGAAACATTATAAGTTGTCCGACGTTTTCCTACAAGGTTACTCTTGCATGAAAGGGATTATATACGACAGTTAAATGTCAGATGttcactatttttctttttgtcaaCTATTAAAGCATTTGGAAGGCAACTAAAAGGTTTAGTGAAAATCCTAACTTTAAAATATACTAATTTAGCATCTCTATATTGAGCTCCTACTCAATTATCTATATATATTTTCACCTGAATTCTTTCTAACAAACGCAAGATTTAACAATCTATGAGATATTTTCCATGTGCCGAAAGATTCtcaatttctttctttctttttttatttcctttgaaACGCTTTAAGAGTAATAGTAAAGAACGTTTAGTTAAGGATACTACTACAGATAGTAGCAAAACTTTTATAGCCTCACATTCAGTAGCGTTGACAAGATTTTCGCTAAggggttcaaaaaagaaaaatatgacgGAGGCAGGATTTTCGCTAAgggttcaaaaagaaaaaagttaaatAATTACCGCTAAAAGAGATTgtagctagtgggaattgaaccaATAACCTCACAaaggttttgaacccccttgaccactaagctaTGCTTTTGGGCTGTGTTAAggggattcaaaacataatataaagAGGTAGAAAATAAATTTTGCCTTGTAagtgtaatttatatatatgagagagaggtACAAAcccatttattttatatatacagtgtaattttccgaCAAAGAGAATTCGGGTGAACCCCTTccgcccctaaatccgccccaGCTCACATTAACCTAAACCCTAACCTATGTTCCTAAACTAAAAAGCTCCTTCTTCTCTATTCCTGCTGGGTTTTCTACTTTAAATTAATTCTTTACCCACACCACCCACATACCACTCTCTCCCCTTCATCTCCTACATTGGCTAGAGCCCATATTGTCTTACATGCTTTATGCCAAGAGAAAAGATGCACTTAATCAATTAATTAATGATCACATCCAACTGaataaattaaatacacacttGCAAAGTACCTTTCTAAAAGTCTGTTGTTTTTATGGTTTTTAGAGAGGTACGtttcttattaaaattttaatatgtttggatgatagtgtttccacaGTTTTCATTCATCTTCTGAGGTTAGCTTTAATTAGTTGTAGGAAAACAATAAGCAACTTCCTATATTAGAAATATCACTAATCATATTATTCTTTGACGTTAAACCTGACAAATAAATCCAATGAAGAACATCAAAAAGTCCTCATTCCAAATTAGAAAGCAAATTCATTAGTTCTATCTGTTTAatttatttgaaaagtttaagCTACTAGAGATACAAAaatgtttaaaaataattaagTGAGTGCAGTGTTGTAGATTCTATTTGAGGAATCGACACATTGATCAAGAATAAGGCATCTATATTATTACTATCAAAATATCAGAGCATACAATGATTCCGAAGAGATATCATTTCACGgaatatattttaaaaagtttAGACATTTTTTTTACAATTAAATCGGAAGGCTTTTAATCCTTATATATGTTTGATGATATATTACTGTTGTTCTAAACGAAAGCTTTTAAATATATGGAATTTCAGGCCAGTTATTGATCAGAACTTGTACTATGTGGGACTGAAGAGCACAACTGCAACCTATGCATCAGCCTTTGTCAATCTTCTCCCTGCCGTCACCTTTATTCTTGCGGTTATTTTCAGGTACTCatcattttccttttttcctaatttaatttgtaaaaatagtaCTTTTTACTCCATTAAAAtcaagaaaataccaaaaaaagagTATATAAAATGACATGGTGGATTTTGACACCTTTCTTTATCCCATAAAATATACTCCTTCAAAAAGATTGGCATTATTTCCTTATTAGTCTGTTCAAAAAGATTGGCACCTTTCAATATTTCCTTAATAAGAAgcatttatagccacacaaatgttatgaCGGGTTtcagatcacaagtttcaaaagttttacagTAACACAAATGTTATGACTTATTTGAAACCACATAtctcaaaaatcttaccttaagataatcttttttttaaaagagagtACACTACTAGTTCATTACACAAGTAATAAATTACAAAAGTATGATCTCACCTAAACAAAGTTGCTGACTTGCTTCCCACTTGGAAAGCAGTGATCTCAAAAAAGTTAGTGGTTGCTCCTGTAATATTGACATATAAGTTAAACTCCATATTATTACTTCGTATTTGTCACTGTGCTAGCTATTATTAGTGGTTGAGATATAATTTTCACCAaaagaatttgaaaaataaaaaagcaaatagCAAAACAGCTAAAGTAATTCATCATCTAATAAATGCAATTTTCTAGAAGAAGGGGATCCCCATAGCTCCACCTATAGCTACTATAGAACAAAATAatgtcaaaaaatgaaaaatcatataatagaaaagaaataaaaactcaTGAACATAATTTCTTCCTCTTTTTATTTAACATAATCTTTTCTGGTTCTTTATGACTAGAATTGAGAAAGTaaacctgaagaagaaatcaAGTATGGCAAAGGTGATAGGAACAGCAATAACAGTGGTGGGAGCAATGGTGATGACACTTTACAAAGGTCCAATGTTCAACCTGGTCCCACACTCTCGCGGCGGCAGCCACCCTGCAGCCGCCGCGGCCACCCCCGAGAACTGGGTCGCCGGGACCATTGAGCTCATCTCTTGCATTGTTGGTTGGTCCGGTTTCTTTATTGTTCAAGTAAGTTAgtactattttctattttcgaaattagaaaaaaaaatgaatattttACTCATTTAAATAGTGATATATTTTATTACAATTATGTATTGATATAATTGAGCAATTTTGCATATGTATACATAGTCGATGACATTGAAGGAGTACCCAGCAGAGCTATCTCTGGCAGCATGGGTATGTGTGATGGGCATAGTGGAAGGTGGAATTGTTGCTCTTATAATGGAACGTGATTGGAATGCATGGAAAATTGGCTTCGACGCTAGGCTCCTTGCTGCTGCTTATTCTGTAAGTTTTTCCTTAATGTGAAACGTACAATTCTCGTATTTAGTCTCTCTATTCACTTTTACTTATCCACTATTGACTTTGCACACccgttaaaaaataataaataaagtgcataatttaccacgatactcatattaattggtgtataatcttaatgaatttgaaatgagtaattaatgctaagggcaaaatataaaaaatgaattatttttctcttgatatgcgaaagtggacaagtaaaaaaaatctatttttagaataGTAGATAAGTAAAAGTAAACGGATGAAGCATTATTTTGCTACTATTAGCCACTGATTAGAGCAAATAATTTGTATTTGGTCAGGGAATTGTTTGCTCGGGAATTGCATATTACGTGCAAAGTATAGTTAATAAAGTTAAAGGCCCAGTGTTCGTGACAGCCTTTAGCCCGTTGAGTATGGTCATTACTTCTGTTCTTGCTGCTATTATCTTGGCTGAGTCAGTCCACCTTGGAAGGTAATTAACAACGaagtttttaaatttaaagtaCAAAAAAGAAGTGTTGCTACTTTGTCAATTTAATTAATCTAATAATTTCCTGATTCTTTTTGACAAAAATTTCAGTTGCATTGGAGCAATTATTATAGTCATGGGACTTTACTCTGTGGTGTGGGGAAAGA
The nucleotide sequence above comes from Nicotiana tabacum cultivar K326 chromosome 12, ASM71507v2, whole genome shotgun sequence. Encoded proteins:
- the LOC107819856 gene encoding WAT1-related protein At4g08300 isoform X1; translation: MDKGNLREEVRNKKRREGDLEMADQMFSGAFGSFLNKVKPYLAMVSLQFGYAGMYIVTMMCFKRGMSHWILVVYRHAFATVAVAPFAIVLERKIRPKMTLRVFIKILALGFLEPVIDQNLYYVGLKSTTATYASAFVNLLPAVTFILAVIFRIEKVNLKKKSSMAKVIGTAITVVGAMVMTLYKGPMFNLVPHSRGGSHPAAAAATPENWVAGTIELISCIVGWSGFFIVQSMTLKEYPAELSLAAWVCVMGIVEGGIVALIMERDWNAWKIGFDARLLAAAYSGIVCSGIAYYVQSIVNKVKGPVFVTAFSPLSMVITSVLAAIILAESVHLGSCIGAIIIVMGLYSVVWGKSKEGKGNETGKDQELPVVDIKERSTIVDDISDDVTTVKSKVPAEKKASILQEL
- the LOC107819856 gene encoding WAT1-related protein At4g08300 isoform X3, yielding MADQMFSGAFGSFLNKVKPYLAMVSLQFGYAGMYIVTMMCFKRGMSHWILVVYRHAFATVAVAPFAIVLERKIRPKMTLRVFIKILALGFLEPVIDQNLYYVGLKSTTATYASAFVNLLPAVTFILAVIFRIEKVNLKKKSSMAKVIGTAITVVGAMVMTLYKGPMFNLVPHSRGGSHPAAAAATPENWVAGTIELISCIVGWSGFFIVQSMTLKEYPAELSLAAWVCVMGIVEGGIVALIMERDWNAWKIGFDARLLAAAYSGIVCSGIAYYVQSIVNKVKGPVFVTAFSPLSMVITSVLAAIILAESVHLGSCIGAIIIVMGLYSVVWGKSKEGKGNETGKDQELPVVDIKERSTIVDDISDDVTTVKSKVPAEKKASILQEL
- the LOC107819856 gene encoding WAT1-related protein At4g08300 isoform X2, with product MERREGDLEMADQMFSGAFGSFLNKVKPYLAMVSLQFGYAGMYIVTMMCFKRGMSHWILVVYRHAFATVAVAPFAIVLERKIRPKMTLRVFIKILALGFLEPVIDQNLYYVGLKSTTATYASAFVNLLPAVTFILAVIFRIEKVNLKKKSSMAKVIGTAITVVGAMVMTLYKGPMFNLVPHSRGGSHPAAAAATPENWVAGTIELISCIVGWSGFFIVQSMTLKEYPAELSLAAWVCVMGIVEGGIVALIMERDWNAWKIGFDARLLAAAYSGIVCSGIAYYVQSIVNKVKGPVFVTAFSPLSMVITSVLAAIILAESVHLGSCIGAIIIVMGLYSVVWGKSKEGKGNETGKDQELPVVDIKERSTIVDDISDDVTTVKSKVPAEKKASILQEL